A single Pseudomonas sp. DC1.2 DNA region contains:
- a CDS encoding TonB-dependent receptor yields the protein MSLLHLASPLPPRRLKRLPLALLLAGSASWTQGYAAEVATPEPATTGKTTAEGAQLETVTVTTRRREESAQDVPTPMSVISGQSLESQRVYRIQDLQQRVPSVNVAYMHARQSSVSIRGLGNNPASDGLEGSVGLYIDNVYLGRPGMAVFDLMDIEQLEVLRGPQGTLFGKNTTAGVININTRAPSFTAERSIESSVGEDGYFQTKGTVSGPLNEQLAGRFSAYRTRSDGDIKNEYNGHELNGGSRDGFRGQLLYKPNESFNLRWIGDYNEEDSSAGTRVLYSTGPTINGVNLYQSRAAVVGATLANGPHREVNLDSDQHVTVHQGGTSVEANWTLPNDFTLTSVSAYRWWNFTPRNDDGLNVPVAYNAGVSVEDKQYSQEFRLASPKGEFFDYVLGAYYFGSNLDNTSFSYYGPQADLWNGTPRGALANVNSVGNGHIETNSFALFAQGTWHLSERLDFTAGLRGTYEEKNAWVTRNAPVGGAGVSGAAAAARGGRTGAYDSGDLNQYSSSPSGLLNLSYRFTDNLLGYATLSHGEKSGGVNLAVGSAPTAGADSLLIGTERANNAELGFKSTLWDKRLQLNANVFWTQVNAYQTNAYDDVNRVQYLTNAGSVRSRGVEVESTLIPLRGLTLNLNGSFNDVSYLSYKDAPCPPEVSQAPGAPASCDLSGHQVVGASKWIGNANGEYKWNLNNGFEEYVTASYAFRSKAVGTVEDSDYGQIPSYAVVNLSTGLRGDFNQRQWDVSLWLKNAFDKTYYTTLWTGGNGGYEGLLGTPRTLGVTGRYDF from the coding sequence ATGAGCCTGTTACATCTTGCGTCACCGCTACCCCCTCGACGGCTCAAACGCCTGCCCCTGGCCCTGTTGCTAGCGGGGAGTGCCAGTTGGACTCAGGGTTATGCGGCCGAGGTTGCCACCCCGGAACCGGCCACCACGGGCAAAACCACGGCCGAGGGCGCGCAGCTGGAAACCGTCACAGTCACCACGCGCCGTCGCGAGGAAAGCGCGCAGGACGTACCAACGCCGATGAGCGTGATCAGCGGCCAGTCTTTGGAAAGTCAGCGGGTTTATCGCATTCAGGATTTGCAGCAACGGGTGCCCAGCGTCAACGTCGCCTACATGCATGCGCGCCAATCCAGCGTGTCGATTCGCGGCCTGGGGAATAACCCGGCCAGCGACGGCCTCGAAGGCAGCGTCGGGCTCTACATCGACAACGTCTACCTCGGCCGGCCGGGCATGGCCGTGTTCGACTTGATGGACATCGAGCAACTCGAAGTGCTGCGCGGTCCGCAAGGGACTTTGTTCGGCAAAAACACCACCGCCGGTGTGATCAACATCAACACCCGGGCACCGAGCTTCACCGCTGAACGCAGCATCGAAAGTTCGGTGGGCGAGGACGGGTATTTCCAGACCAAGGGCACTGTCTCCGGGCCATTGAATGAGCAACTGGCCGGACGCTTTTCGGCCTACCGCACCCGAAGCGACGGCGACATCAAGAACGAATACAACGGCCATGAACTGAACGGCGGCTCGCGCGACGGTTTTCGTGGGCAGTTGCTGTACAAACCCAACGAGTCGTTCAACCTGCGCTGGATCGGCGACTACAACGAAGAGGACTCCAGCGCCGGCACTCGCGTGCTGTACAGCACCGGGCCGACCATCAATGGCGTGAATCTCTACCAGTCCCGCGCCGCCGTTGTCGGTGCGACGCTGGCCAACGGACCTCATCGCGAGGTCAACCTTGATAGCGATCAGCACGTCACGGTGCATCAGGGCGGTACGTCGGTGGAGGCCAACTGGACCTTGCCCAATGACTTTACCCTGACCTCTGTCAGCGCCTACCGCTGGTGGAATTTCACCCCGCGTAACGACGACGGTTTGAACGTACCCGTGGCTTATAACGCCGGGGTGTCGGTTGAGGATAAGCAATACTCCCAGGAGTTTCGCCTGGCTTCGCCCAAAGGTGAGTTCTTCGACTACGTGCTCGGCGCTTACTACTTCGGCTCGAACCTGGACAACACATCCTTTTCCTATTACGGCCCGCAAGCCGACCTCTGGAACGGCACGCCACGGGGGGCGTTGGCCAACGTCAACAGCGTCGGCAATGGGCACATTGAAACCAATAGTTTTGCGCTCTTCGCCCAAGGCACGTGGCACCTCAGCGAACGCCTCGATTTCACCGCCGGACTGCGGGGTACTTATGAAGAGAAAAACGCCTGGGTCACACGGAATGCGCCCGTGGGTGGCGCAGGGGTAAGCGGCGCGGCAGCCGCGGCCAGGGGCGGCCGTACTGGCGCTTACGATTCCGGCGATTTGAATCAGTACAGCTCAAGCCCCTCGGGCCTGCTGAACCTCAGCTACCGCTTTACCGACAACTTGCTGGGTTACGCGACCCTGTCCCATGGCGAGAAATCCGGCGGGGTCAACCTGGCTGTGGGTTCGGCACCGACGGCAGGCGCTGATTCACTGCTGATCGGCACCGAGCGCGCCAACAACGCCGAACTCGGCTTCAAAAGCACCCTCTGGGACAAGCGCCTGCAACTCAACGCCAACGTCTTCTGGACTCAGGTCAATGCTTACCAGACCAACGCTTACGATGACGTCAACCGCGTGCAATACCTGACCAATGCCGGTTCCGTGCGCTCGCGTGGTGTGGAGGTCGAAAGCACCCTGATCCCTCTGCGCGGCCTGACCCTGAACCTCAACGGCTCGTTCAACGACGTCAGCTACCTCTCTTACAAAGATGCACCGTGCCCACCGGAAGTCAGCCAGGCACCGGGCGCTCCGGCGTCGTGCGACCTCAGCGGTCATCAAGTGGTTGGCGCCTCGAAATGGATCGGCAACGCCAACGGCGAATACAAATGGAACCTGAACAACGGTTTCGAAGAGTACGTCACCGCCAGCTACGCCTTCCGCTCCAAAGCGGTGGGCACGGTGGAAGACTCTGACTACGGGCAGATCCCGAGTTACGCGGTGGTCAACTTATCCACCGGCCTGCGTGGCGACTTTAATCAGAGGCAGTGGGATGTCTCGCTGTGGCTGAAAAACGCCTTCGACAAAACCTATTACACAACCCTGTGGACCGGCGGTAACGGCGGGTACGAAGGCTTGCTGGGGACACCCAGAACGCTGGGGGTGACCGGTCGCTACGACTTCTGA
- a CDS encoding LysR family transcriptional regulator gives MHIDLRQLRHFIALADQRSFVAGALAVNLSQSAFSRSIQALEHSVGCQLVDRGRKDLAPTKQGQVLLEHARRLVSGAQQMANEISQFNGLEAGELHFGCGPAPAAGLIPRAIGHFIGRYPKARVQFQVDDWQSLSKRLLSEEFEFFVADTRSFEADPQYLTQRLRPRKWHFCCRIGHPLAGRERVSAAELMSYPMAVSIRPPNLRKVLVDLSGRPDFKPNVECENSYSLLSVVMHSDAIGIVGAYSDALHTAKGELVCLKIEGLADDLEALHTRYGIVSLAGYRLSPLAEAMIAQIKAIDAQDEDVCSLDKLAV, from the coding sequence ATGCATATCGATTTACGCCAGCTACGCCACTTCATCGCCCTCGCTGACCAGCGCAGCTTCGTCGCGGGAGCGCTGGCGGTGAACCTTTCGCAATCGGCGTTCAGCCGCAGCATTCAGGCGCTGGAACACAGCGTCGGCTGTCAGTTGGTTGATCGCGGGCGTAAGGACCTGGCGCCAACCAAGCAGGGACAGGTGCTGCTCGAACACGCACGGCGGCTGGTCAGCGGCGCGCAGCAGATGGCCAACGAGATCAGCCAGTTCAACGGCCTGGAGGCCGGTGAGCTGCATTTCGGTTGCGGACCAGCGCCGGCGGCGGGATTAATCCCACGGGCAATCGGCCATTTCATCGGGCGCTATCCCAAGGCTCGGGTGCAGTTTCAGGTAGACGACTGGCAGAGCCTGAGCAAGCGATTGCTGAGTGAGGAGTTCGAATTTTTCGTCGCCGACACCCGCTCTTTCGAGGCGGATCCGCAGTACCTGACTCAACGCTTACGGCCCCGCAAATGGCATTTCTGCTGCCGCATCGGACATCCGCTGGCGGGGCGTGAACGTGTCAGCGCCGCCGAATTGATGAGCTACCCGATGGCCGTTAGCATCCGCCCGCCGAACCTGCGCAAAGTTCTCGTCGATTTGAGCGGGCGACCGGATTTCAAACCGAATGTGGAGTGTGAAAACAGCTACAGCTTGCTGAGTGTGGTGATGCACTCCGACGCCATCGGCATCGTCGGCGCCTATTCCGATGCGCTGCACACGGCCAAGGGTGAGCTGGTGTGTTTGAAGATCGAAGGGTTGGCCGATGACCTCGAAGCGCTGCACACCCGTTACGGCATTGTCAGCCTTGCGGGGTATCGGTTGTCGCCGTTGGCCGAGGCGATGATTGCGCAGATCAAGGCGATTGATGCCCAGGATGAGGACGTGTGCTCGCTCGATAAGCTGGCGGTCTGA
- a CDS encoding alkaline phosphatase family protein: protein MPNTQNPVRNVLYIMCDQLRRDYLSCYGHPHLHTPNIDRLAAAGVRFSRAYSQGTICGPSRMSAYTGRYVSSHQVAWNAVPLPLEELTVGDYLRPHGVRTALVGKTHATPNIEALQRLAIDPASAQAEVLNEVGFEAYLRHDGIFPDDPLFDDKRESAPYTHYLRDLGFEGRNPWHDWANAAEGKEGEILSGWKMRNAHLPARVPEEHSETVYTTDRAIDFITEQGEQRWCLHLSYIKPHWPYIAPAPYHALYGAEQVIEPVRAARGEESDHPVYNAFREHEESLNFSRDEVRLNVIPTYMGLIKQVDDQLGRLFDVLQSSGRWDDTLIVFTSDHGDFLGDHYLGEKEFLLEPAVGVPLIVRDPRPEADLTRGSVDDRLAETIDALPTFLEALGLPNAEHRLEGRSLIPLLHGVQTDWRRYAISEYDYAFQAPARERLAQPIDRCRMTMVRSERWKYLSYDGFRPQLFDLLNDPQELRDLGADPAYAAVREEHAGYLFEWLRGLKRRTTISHQEIDWRGQRFRYGEPHTKKVVQIGVW, encoded by the coding sequence ATGCCCAACACCCAAAACCCCGTCCGCAATGTGCTGTACATCATGTGCGATCAACTTCGCCGCGATTACCTGTCGTGCTACGGCCACCCGCATTTGCACACCCCGAACATTGATCGCTTGGCCGCCGCCGGCGTTCGCTTCAGCCGCGCCTACAGCCAAGGCACGATCTGCGGACCGTCACGGATGTCGGCCTACACCGGACGCTACGTCAGCAGTCATCAAGTGGCGTGGAACGCGGTGCCGTTACCCCTGGAAGAACTGACCGTTGGCGACTATCTGCGCCCTCACGGAGTCCGCACCGCGCTGGTCGGCAAGACTCACGCCACACCTAATATCGAGGCCCTGCAACGGCTGGCCATCGATCCCGCCAGCGCACAGGCCGAGGTGCTGAACGAAGTCGGTTTCGAGGCGTACTTACGTCACGACGGAATCTTCCCTGACGACCCGCTGTTCGACGACAAACGCGAGTCAGCGCCCTACACCCATTACCTGCGTGACCTGGGTTTCGAGGGGCGTAACCCTTGGCACGACTGGGCCAACGCGGCCGAAGGCAAAGAGGGTGAAATCCTCAGCGGCTGGAAAATGCGCAACGCCCATTTGCCCGCCAGGGTGCCCGAGGAGCATTCGGAAACGGTCTACACCACCGACCGCGCCATCGACTTCATCACCGAACAAGGTGAGCAGCGTTGGTGCCTGCACCTGTCGTACATCAAACCCCACTGGCCCTACATCGCACCCGCGCCCTATCACGCGCTGTATGGCGCAGAGCAGGTGATTGAGCCGGTGCGCGCGGCACGTGGCGAGGAAAGCGATCACCCGGTGTACAACGCCTTCCGTGAGCACGAAGAGAGTCTGAATTTTTCCAGGGACGAGGTGCGTTTGAACGTGATCCCGACCTACATGGGACTGATCAAGCAAGTCGATGATCAACTCGGACGGTTGTTCGATGTCCTCCAAAGCAGCGGTCGCTGGGACGATACCTTGATTGTGTTCACCAGCGACCACGGCGATTTCCTGGGTGACCATTACCTGGGGGAAAAAGAGTTTCTACTGGAGCCGGCCGTCGGCGTTCCGTTGATCGTGCGCGATCCGCGTCCGGAGGCTGATCTCACTCGCGGCTCGGTAGACGATCGACTAGCGGAGACCATCGATGCGTTGCCGACCTTTCTCGAGGCGTTGGGTCTGCCGAACGCTGAACACCGACTCGAAGGACGGTCACTGATCCCGCTGCTGCACGGCGTGCAAACCGACTGGCGCCGCTACGCAATCAGCGAATACGACTACGCGTTTCAAGCACCGGCCCGCGAACGACTGGCGCAGCCCATCGACCGCTGCCGCATGACCATGGTGCGCAGCGAGCGCTGGAAATACCTGTCGTATGACGGCTTTCGCCCACAGCTGTTCGACTTGCTGAATGACCCGCAGGAGCTGCGCGACCTCGGCGCTGATCCGGCGTATGCCGCGGTTCGCGAAGAACATGCGGGGTACCTTTTTGAATGGCTGCGCGGATTGAAGCGGCGCACGACCATCAGTCATCAGGAGATCGATTGGCGCGGGCAGCGGTTTCGTTATGGTGAGCCGCACACCAAGAAAGTGGTGCAGATCGGGGTGTGGTGA
- a CDS encoding TauD/TfdA family dioxygenase, with product MSNAAFAVTPAVHALEIHPVAGRIGAEIRGVQLSGELDASVVESIQQALVQYKVLFFREQTQLDDQRQEAFAHLLGEPVAHPTVPVREGTRYLMELDGAEGQRANSWHTDVTFVDAYPKASILRSVVAPAFGGDTLWANTAAAYNELAPELRALAEKLVAVHSNEYDYAGARPDVSPATLERYRKVFTSTVYETEHPVVRVHPISGEKSLLLGHFVKRIKGYSHADSAHLFGLLQSHVTRLENTVRWRWKAGDVAIWDNRSTQHYAVDDYGTQDRIVRRVTLKGEVPVGVAGQRSQTIKGAENVGV from the coding sequence ATGAGCAATGCCGCTTTCGCTGTAACACCCGCAGTTCACGCGTTGGAAATCCATCCGGTGGCCGGTCGGATCGGCGCCGAAATTCGTGGCGTGCAACTTTCCGGTGAACTGGACGCCAGCGTTGTCGAGTCGATCCAGCAAGCGCTGGTGCAATACAAAGTGCTGTTCTTCCGCGAGCAGACCCAGCTCGACGATCAGCGCCAGGAAGCGTTTGCTCATCTGCTTGGTGAGCCGGTGGCGCACCCGACGGTGCCGGTGCGTGAAGGCACCCGTTACCTGATGGAGCTGGACGGCGCAGAGGGCCAGCGCGCTAACTCGTGGCACACCGACGTGACCTTCGTCGATGCCTATCCGAAAGCCTCGATCCTGCGCTCGGTGGTGGCCCCGGCCTTCGGTGGCGACACCCTATGGGCCAACACGGCCGCGGCCTACAACGAACTGGCGCCGGAACTGCGAGCGCTGGCTGAAAAACTGGTGGCGGTACACAGCAATGAATATGACTACGCCGGCGCCAGGCCTGACGTGTCGCCGGCGACGCTGGAGCGCTACCGCAAGGTCTTCACGTCCACCGTTTACGAGACCGAGCACCCGGTGGTTCGTGTACACCCGATCAGCGGCGAAAAAAGTTTGCTGCTGGGGCATTTCGTCAAGCGCATTAAGGGCTATTCCCACGCTGATTCGGCGCACCTGTTCGGCTTGCTGCAAAGTCATGTCACCCGTTTGGAAAACACCGTGCGCTGGCGTTGGAAGGCCGGTGATGTGGCGATCTGGGACAACCGTTCTACCCAGCATTACGCGGTGGATGATTATGGAACACAGGACCGTATCGTTCGGCGGGTGACGCTCAAGGGAGAGGTGCCGGTAGGGGTGGCTGGGCAGCGCAGTCAGACGATTAAAGGGGCTGAAAACGTCGGCGTCTGA
- a CDS encoding ABC transporter substrate-binding protein encodes MNLPFKRVISLFAVPALAGLLALTVNADELKEIRIAVPDLSAGSQHSGGGVVDVLRDQQIYEKAFADQGIKIQWSFFKGAGPVINEAFANGQVDLAYLGDLAAIIGKSNGLDTRLLSASARGVKHYLGVVPGSGIKTLQDLKGKRVAIFRGTASQLSFDAALASQGLSEKDLKVINLDFNGAVAALAAKQIDASWGSSNLTALQAKGLAELPLSTKDLGGAGSIQSVLVGTGKFVDEHPEAVAKLLKAQQQAVEWLTQDSHKDAYIQLVSGLASYPPVILQQDLKDQKLSEVFPSTLDPVFLGKLQDAVDLASQQKLIRKPFKVTDWVAPELTAAKL; translated from the coding sequence ATGAACCTTCCCTTTAAACGTGTCATCAGTCTGTTCGCCGTACCGGCCCTGGCGGGGTTGCTGGCGTTGACCGTCAATGCCGACGAACTCAAGGAAATCAGGATCGCCGTGCCCGATCTCAGTGCCGGTAGCCAGCACAGCGGCGGTGGCGTTGTGGATGTGCTGCGCGACCAGCAGATTTACGAAAAGGCTTTCGCCGATCAGGGCATCAAAATTCAATGGAGTTTTTTCAAGGGCGCCGGTCCGGTGATCAACGAAGCATTTGCCAATGGGCAGGTAGACCTGGCGTATCTCGGCGATCTGGCGGCGATTATTGGCAAGTCCAATGGTCTGGATACGCGACTGTTGAGTGCGTCCGCTCGAGGCGTGAAGCATTACCTGGGCGTGGTGCCAGGCTCGGGGATCAAGACCTTGCAAGACCTAAAAGGCAAGCGCGTGGCGATCTTTCGTGGTACCGCCAGCCAGTTGTCGTTTGACGCGGCACTGGCCAGCCAGGGCTTGAGCGAAAAGGATTTGAAGGTCATCAACCTGGATTTCAACGGCGCGGTTGCGGCGCTGGCGGCCAAGCAAATCGATGCATCCTGGGGCAGTTCCAATTTGACTGCGTTACAGGCCAAGGGCCTGGCGGAGTTGCCGCTGAGCACCAAAGATCTGGGCGGCGCCGGGAGCATCCAGAGTGTGTTGGTGGGCACCGGGAAATTTGTCGACGAGCATCCTGAAGCGGTGGCGAAACTGTTGAAAGCGCAGCAGCAAGCGGTGGAGTGGTTGACCCAGGACAGCCATAAGGATGCCTATATTCAGCTGGTATCAGGGCTGGCGAGTTATCCGCCGGTGATTCTTCAGCAGGACTTGAAGGACCAGAAATTGAGTGAGGTGTTTCCTTCGACGCTGGACCCAGTGTTCCTGGGGAAATTGCAGGACGCGGTGGACCTGGCTTCGCAGCAGAAGCTGATTCGCAAGCCATTCAAGGTGACGGATTGGGTGGCGCCTGAATTGACAGCGGCGAAACTCTGA
- a CDS encoding ABC transporter permease translates to MARVSLLCLPLVAPPLNAARFWPSLSQRVLPWLLPVSLFALWWLASRNHWMSEQILPAPALVWSSAVELAQGELWGHLWISLQRLFWGLLAGIGAGAALGAALGSSRLLERLVFPTFAGLAQVPTLAWIPLFMVFFGIGDVLKLVVLVKAIVVPVTLHTLVGVRDAQPKLREAAAVLRLPPRLLIRRLVLPAALPAFMAGVRLALAAGWTSLLAVELLASSEGIGYLMVWARQLFMLDIVFVCIVVIGLIGVAMDRGIGLLDKKWVFWPHPATAEIRRAPTYSGWQHLQPWLLPLALLAMWQVTTDQQWVDAHILVSPKAVLETTWHGLRDGTLISAMALSLGRTVAGLLLGGGLGFALGLLLGLSHTSERILGPTLAAIRQIAIFAWVPLLTAWFGLGELAKWVFVALAAFFPLFIATQRSVANLSPQLTEAAQVLRLNLGQRLRRLVLPGAAPGIFAGLRLSLIYAWLGTIGAEYFMPSNGGIGSQMIGAQQLLRMDLIMAGMLLVGLTGALLNLIGQRLEIRATGWRHV, encoded by the coding sequence ATGGCCCGTGTTTCCCTTCTCTGCCTGCCGCTGGTGGCGCCGCCGCTCAACGCCGCGCGTTTTTGGCCAAGCCTCAGCCAGCGAGTCTTGCCCTGGCTACTGCCCGTCAGCCTGTTCGCGCTGTGGTGGCTGGCCAGCCGGAATCACTGGATGAGCGAGCAAATCCTGCCCGCACCGGCGCTGGTCTGGAGCAGCGCGGTTGAGCTGGCCCAAGGCGAATTGTGGGGCCACCTGTGGATCAGCCTGCAACGCTTGTTCTGGGGTTTGCTCGCCGGAATCGGCGCCGGTGCGGCCCTCGGCGCGGCGCTGGGCTCCAGTCGGCTTCTGGAGCGCTTGGTGTTCCCGACCTTTGCCGGGCTGGCGCAAGTTCCAACCCTCGCCTGGATTCCACTGTTCATGGTGTTTTTCGGTATCGGCGACGTATTGAAACTGGTGGTATTGGTCAAGGCCATCGTGGTGCCGGTGACCTTGCACACGTTGGTCGGCGTGCGCGATGCACAACCCAAATTACGCGAAGCCGCTGCGGTCCTGCGCCTGCCGCCACGGTTGTTGATTCGACGCCTGGTGCTGCCCGCCGCGCTGCCCGCCTTCATGGCCGGCGTGCGCCTGGCGCTGGCGGCCGGCTGGACTTCATTGCTCGCCGTCGAACTGCTCGCGTCCAGCGAAGGCATCGGCTACCTGATGGTCTGGGCCCGGCAGTTGTTCATGCTCGATATCGTGTTTGTCTGCATCGTGGTGATCGGGTTGATCGGCGTAGCGATGGATCGCGGCATCGGTCTGCTGGATAAAAAATGGGTGTTCTGGCCACACCCGGCGACCGCCGAAATCCGCCGCGCTCCGACGTACTCGGGCTGGCAGCACCTGCAACCCTGGTTGCTGCCCTTGGCACTGCTGGCGATGTGGCAAGTGACCACCGATCAACAATGGGTCGACGCCCATATTCTGGTCAGCCCGAAGGCGGTGCTGGAAACCACGTGGCACGGCCTGCGCGACGGCACACTGATCAGCGCAATGGCCCTGAGTCTGGGCCGCACCGTCGCAGGTTTGCTGCTGGGTGGCGGTCTCGGGTTTGCGCTGGGGTTACTGCTGGGACTGTCGCACACCAGCGAACGCATCCTCGGTCCGACCCTGGCCGCCATTCGCCAGATCGCCATTTTCGCCTGGGTGCCGTTGCTCACGGCGTGGTTCGGCCTGGGCGAGTTGGCCAAGTGGGTGTTTGTCGCACTGGCGGCGTTTTTTCCGCTGTTCATCGCCACCCAACGTAGCGTCGCCAACCTCTCGCCGCAACTCACTGAAGCCGCGCAGGTGCTGCGCCTCAACCTTGGCCAACGCCTTCGCCGCTTGGTCTTGCCGGGCGCAGCACCGGGGATTTTCGCCGGGCTGCGACTGAGCCTGATCTACGCCTGGCTTGGCACCATCGGTGCCGAATATTTCATGCCGTCCAATGGCGGAATCGGCAGCCAGATGATTGGCGCCCAGCAACTGTTACGCATGGACCTGATCATGGCCGGCATGTTGCTGGTGGGCCTGACCGGCGCCCTGCTCAACCTCATTGGCCAACGCCTGGAAATCCGCGCTACCGGCTGGAGACACGTATGA
- a CDS encoding LysR family transcriptional regulator — protein sequence MDLRQLRYFIALNEHRSFVRAADAMGITQPAFSRSIQGLEQEFGCVLVDRGNKDLRPTPEGQVVLQHALTLVQGATLLTAEVTRMTKLDAGELRFGCGPAPAVKLVPDSVAHFINAHPKVRTCFQVDNWERLSRALSREEIEFFIADIRHFEADPNFQTQALTPKRGVFFCRPGHPLLAKDSLSTNDMFDYPLATTLIPPGIRKLLANLSGRMDFSPTIETEHFPALVKIVLQSNAIGVGTEEAFIEDIARGSLALLHWRNLPQNIDSMNARCGIVSRTGFRLSPAARTMIETLVAVDKRPMGLAV from the coding sequence ATGGATCTTCGCCAGTTGCGCTACTTCATCGCCCTCAACGAGCACCGCAGTTTCGTTCGCGCGGCAGACGCCATGGGCATTACTCAACCGGCGTTCAGCCGCAGTATTCAGGGGCTTGAGCAAGAGTTCGGCTGCGTACTGGTAGACCGTGGCAACAAGGATTTACGCCCCACGCCCGAGGGCCAGGTAGTGTTGCAACACGCCCTGACCCTGGTCCAGGGTGCAACACTGCTCACGGCCGAAGTGACCCGCATGACCAAGCTCGACGCCGGTGAGCTGCGCTTCGGTTGCGGGCCGGCCCCGGCGGTGAAACTGGTGCCCGATTCGGTGGCGCATTTCATCAATGCGCACCCGAAAGTACGCACCTGTTTTCAAGTGGATAACTGGGAAAGACTCAGCCGCGCACTGAGCCGTGAAGAGATCGAATTTTTTATTGCCGACATTCGCCATTTCGAAGCCGACCCTAACTTTCAGACGCAAGCGCTGACACCCAAGCGCGGGGTGTTTTTCTGCCGACCGGGACATCCACTGCTGGCCAAGGACAGCCTGTCGACCAACGACATGTTCGACTATCCGTTGGCGACCACATTGATTCCACCCGGCATCCGCAAATTGCTGGCCAACCTTAGCGGCCGGATGGACTTCTCGCCGACCATCGAGACTGAACACTTTCCGGCGCTGGTGAAAATCGTGCTGCAATCCAACGCGATTGGCGTAGGCACGGAAGAAGCGTTTATCGAGGACATCGCACGGGGTTCGCTGGCGTTGCTGCACTGGCGCAATTTGCCGCAGAACATCGACAGCATGAATGCGCGGTGCGGGATTGTCAGCCGCACCGGGTTCCGCTTGTCACCCGCCGCAAGGACGATGATTGAGACGTTGGTGGCGGTGGACAAGCGGCCAATGGGCCTCGCGGTTTAG